GAGACAGTTCTGGATGCCCTCAATGCCAAGGACCCAAATGCCCTTTGGTTCCGGGCATGGCTGTTTGCTGTTCGTGTGGTCTGCCCGATCGCGGTGCTCCTGGTCTTTGCAGGGGCGGTGTGGCCTGACTTTGTTGCATCCATGATGCCGAACGGTGGGGACTAAGGAGCTGAGAGGGGCTGAAAACCGCCCAAAAATAGGCGGAAAATAAGGCGTGGAGAGGCCTTGCAAGGCGAGCGCAAGGGAATTAAGTTCCGGCTCTCGGAGTGCATGGGCCCAAGCCCCGCATGACGGATGTGCAGCTGTAGCTCAGTCGGTTAGAGCGCTTGATTGTGGATCAAGAGGTCGGTGGTTCAATTCCTCCCAGCTGTACCATTTTCCCCGCATTTAATAGACTCGACACACTGTCTTCGCGTTCAGCTCCTTGATCCTGGCTACTGACTATCTGTGGGAGAGACCAGCCTCGGCTGGCCAGGTTCATCTACACGCACTGCGTAGTCTGAAACCTCAGACAGCAATGGTTGCTGTAATTTCACGCCATAGGCTACGACGCGATCATTGGATTTTTCATACTTCCGAAGAAGCAGGAACCACTCGCGAAGAAAGTCTTCGCGCTCAGTCATATTCCAACCTCGTCGGTGAGCACAGCGCTTTTAGCTCCGATAACACTCTGTTCCATCTCGGCTATTGTCTCAGCCATAAAGGTTAGCGCGTCTTCTTCCAAGGTTGCGGAGACCACGAAGAAGGGGGCTCCATCCACCTGAATAGCGGGCCCATGTCGTGTCGCACCGATAAGGGTGGTTTCGGCGACGCGCTTTGGTGTTAAGAAAAACATGTGTGGGCGACCACAGGCTTGCATTGCCTGCATAAACCCAAATTGAATTTTGAGCACCGCAAGCGTAGCTATCTGAGGGGGCAAGTCTTCGCATTTTCCGATGCGATGCAGTTCCACTGACCGGCTTTTGTCCGGCAGTGGGGTCTCAATGCCATGAGGCCAAACCTCTTCAACCATCGTAAATGGGCCATCTGCTGGGATCATGCGCCCGACAGCAATAGTACGTCCTTCATGCACCACTGACGCCCAAGTTGGTTTGAAAAATATCTGGTCGAATACGTCAGCTTCGCACCCGCCACAATAGTTAACATCTGGCCAGCCAGCGAATATCTCAGCTCGAGCCCGGGAGTGGTCAAACAGCAACTCCTGCTGTTCAGCTGCAGTCTCTATGTTGATTAGATGAAGTTTCATTCTGCCCTCTGACATTAGTTCGAGGACAGAATGTTCTGCGTGTATAAATCTCGCTAGCTTAGAAAGCTAAGGTAAAACGCCCGCTTGGAGTAGAAGTCGTATTACACTTATGTCCTTGGCGACACCGAATTGTTCCCGAATTTCTTTGAAGCGTTGATTGAGTGCGCCAACCGTGCGGCCTACCATTATGCTGATTTGGGCCCGGTCATATCCTTCCCAATAAAGACGAAGGATTTTGAGGTCGTTTGCAGACAGCTTGTATCGCGCGGTGGTTTCCGCTGCCATCTCGGCCTGTGCAAAAATGCGAAAAATCTGAACCGCTGAGAAAATCTGTAGAGCGATCGCACCCTTTGCCCGCTTGTCTCGTCCGCTGACAGAGAAACCCGCTCCTCCTCCACCCGGAGCGGCAGCGATTCCGCTAATGCCGTTCGTCGCTCCACCGTCTATTGCTGCTCTGTCCATGTGCCGCTTCTGCGCATCTGTTTGTGGAATGTCATCCCAGAATTGAGGCAACAGAAACTGCGGACTGGCGGACCATGTAGGATCGATAGATGCAAGTTTGCATGAATGATATTCGTGCGCCCATTGTTCGTTGCGGCGATCTATGAAGTGGAAATTCTCCATCGCGTATGGGGTGGGAGAAAAGGGGTCGCGTTGAAGCATTACAGCCCAGTACTGAAACCCATGCCCTTTGATGAGGTTATCAAGCGCTATCGCGCGTTCTTCAAAGACTGAGCTGGCTTCCATCTCTTCGAAGAAAGTCAACGCATTGAGTGCAAGATCGGGCACGGTGTATTCCTCGTTTCCGATTGACGAAATCGAAGTTTCAGATTTACTATGAAACTATAGGTGAGGAACGACGGTGGATTCAAATATAATCAATCTTGAGCCGGGCCGGCCCGCAAAGGTGGATCTGGAACGACGGAAGCTGATGGTGACCGCGGGCCGCCTGAGTCTTGGCCAAGTTAAGCGGCTCAATGAGATTGCATCGCTTATGTGTGACGAGTTGGATCGGAAGGATCCGGAAAATTCGTAAGAGCACCACTCTCTTGGTCGGTTGCCAAAACAGCTTGCAGCATTTTGTATCGGCTGTTGCGGATGTGAGGGTTTTCAATAGCCAAGAACAGCCGAACAATTTCAGCGATCTGATCTGCAACAGCGGCGGTTTCTATGAATTCGGGTGCGCTTTCTCGAGCCAGCGCAAGCGTATCGCTGTGCTTGATCCCATGTTTGGAAAACAGATCTGCGAGTTTGCTGACAAGGTCTTGTGGCAAAAACGGTCTCTTGTATCGGCTCTCATAGTGGCTATAGGTCGAAGGCGCGATTTCGAGACTTTCTGCAACCCTGCGAATTGATAGCCCGGAGCGCTTACGCAAGGTTTTAAGTCTGACGCGTATTTCAGTGCCGTCACTCATCTGCACACTATGAGAGGAATTTGCACCATTTGCACGCAAAATGCGGACAATTGTCGCAAAAATTGCGTACATATAACATGATTCAACACCGCTAACGGAGCATACCCGCTTGGGAAATACTCATCGTCCGAGCCGTTCACGCACAGTTCCAAGGTCAGGCAAAAGAAGTCGGCCGCGGACGAGGAGCGGCGCACTTTTGCGTTTAAGCCGTGCTGGCAGAGCAAGCGCTGCGGGTGTGACAATTAATGTTAAGAGCGTTGAAAAACCAAGGCCGAAGACAATGGCATTGGACATGGGTTTCCACGTGTAGCTGGTAGGAGACCCATAGGAAAACCAATCTTCGGCAAACGGATTGACGCTTACCTGGAGGACCATCGGCATAAGGCCCACCATGGTCGTTATGGTGGTGAGCAGAATAGGCTGCAGCCGCTGTCCGCCTGCCTTGATGATGGCGCTCTCCACGTCACTCCCGGCCTTGATGAGTCTCTGATAGGTGTCGATCAGCACAATATTGTTGTTCACCACAATTCCCGCCAGGGCGATGATACCTGTGCCTGTCAGGATCACGGAAAAGGGCTGTTGGGTCACCATCTTTTGGAATGGATAGATAAGCCGACAGGCCTGCAATCAACGCCACGAATAGGATCGACAGCGTTGTTCGCGAACGTGAAAGTGCTGCGCTGACGAGCGGGTTCATGTGCACCATCCAAATGGCGTCAGCTGGTGGGCAGGCTCCGAGCGGACGCCAAACACCCCAGGTACCGGTTAGTTGCCGGGTCGACCAAGAATTGGCAGGACGGATAATAGTCCCGACGGTCGATATGCGACCATTCACCTAGCTCCTATAGGGAGATTAGAAGTGCAGGGCTATCGCACGTCAAGTCCAACGATGGTGCGCGGAGCCTTCAGTGCCCAGATCATTCGACAAAAATCAATCCCGTCTGCAAATCGGTGAAGCGTGCTTCCTCATTCACCGTAAAGTTGAGCGTGATCGTCCCACTGGCATTAGAAAATGAGCCGGTGCCACTATCTATCCGGCACTCAGCAGTGCCGCGCTGGATTGTCGGGTCAGGGCTTTCTTCCAGCGAGGAGGGGCGATAGGTCGAAATCGCAAGCGTGCCTCCCGCGAGTGTCACTTCTCCCTGCAGAGTGAAGGACCCATCCATATCGTTCATGACAAGGGCTTCAAACTTCGCCGCCGTGCCTTCCGCACCAATGGCGCTGTTGAAGCCGGGACCGACTGTGGTCTTCGCTTCGATGCCCATCTGTTCGCCCATCTCATCCTGAGGGCTGACTTTGCCGTCAAACTGAAGGTGATACCGGTACAAACTCATGGGGCTCAACGCAGGCCTTCTTTGGTGACCCAGGCTTCCGTGTCATCCAGCCCTTTTTCGAACTTGTCGAACATCTCATTGATTTGAGTTTCATCAATAATAAGAGGCGGACAGAAGGCAACAATGTCCCCACCCATGGCACGCACGATCAGGCCATGCTTTTGAGCATTGTTCTGGGCGGCAACGCCGACACCCTGAGACGCATCGAAGGCGCGCTTGGTTGCTTTGTCTGCGACAAGCTCCACGGCACCAATCAGACCTTTTGCCCGTGAGTTGCCCACAAGCGGGTGATCTGCAAGCGCGGCCATGCGCTTTTCAAACGTTGGAGCAACATCGCGCACGTGCCCGACAATATTCCGCTTTTCGTAGATTTCCAGTGCCTTACAGCCGACAGCTGCTGCAAGCGGGTGGCCTGTATAGGTAAAGCCGTGGCCGAAGACGCCAATCTTTTTACTTTGCTCCAGCATGGCTTCATACATGTCATCGCCCACGGTAACCGCACCCATAGGCACATAGCCTGAGGTGAGGGCTTTGGCGACGGAGACGGAGTCAGGTTTAAACCCATATGTTTCAGAGCCGAACATATTGCCTGTGCGTCCGAAACCACAGATCACTTCGTCTGCAATGACGTAAATGTCATACTTGTCGAGCACTGCATGGATTTTCGCAAAATAGTCTTCCGGTGGAATAACAACACCACCAGCACCCATGATGGGCTCTGCGATGAAGGCAGCAATCGTGTCTGGTCCTTCTTTCTGGATCATCTCATCCAGATTGTTGGCAAGACGTGTGGTGAACTCATCCTCGGTTTCGCCGGGTTCCGCATAGCGATAATAGTGCGGGCAATCCGTGTGCAAGATGCCGTCGAGAGGCAGGTCAAAGTCTGCATGATTGGCAGGAAGGCCCGTCAGACTGGCAGATGCAACCGTCACGCCATGATAGCCTCTGGTGCGAGAGATAATCTTCTTCTTGTTCGGCTTGCCGCGTGCATTGTTGTAGTAC
The DNA window shown above is from Parvibaculaceae bacterium PLY_AMNH_Bact1 and carries:
- a CDS encoding hypothetical protein (Derived by automated computational analysis using gene prediction method: GeneMarkS-2+.), with the protein product MKLHLINIETAAEQQELLFDHSRARAEIFAGWPDVNYCGGCEADVFDQIFFKPTWASVVHEGRTIAVGRMIPADGPFTMVEEVWPHGIETPLPDKSRSVELHRIGKCEDLPPQIATLAVLKIQFGFMQAMQACGRPHMFFLTPKRVAETTLIGATRHGPAIQVDGAPFFVVSATLEEDALTFMAETIAEMEQSVIGAKSAVLTDEVGI
- a CDS encoding hypothetical protein (Derived by automated computational analysis using gene prediction method: GeneMarkS-2+.); its protein translation is MSPMSLYRYHLQFDGKVSPQDEMGEQMGIEAKTTVGPGFNSAIGAEGTAAKFEALVMNDMDGSFTLQGEVTLAGGTLAISTYRPSSLEESPDPTIQRGTAECRIDSGTGSFSNASGTITLNFTVNEEARFTDLQTGLIFVE
- a CDS encoding aspartate aminotransferase family protein (Derived by automated computational analysis using gene prediction method: Protein Homology.); protein product: MSTLSNAAIRDIETVIHPYTNLDAFRKTGPLILDRGEGIRVWDTDGNDYIEGMAGLWCTALGYSEQELIDAATEQLGQLPFTHVFSGKTHEKAAELAERLKAIAPHDASKVLFCGSGSEANDQQIKLVWYYNNARGKPNKKKIISRTRGYHGVTVASASLTGLPANHADFDLPLDGILHTDCPHYYRYAEPGETEDEFTTRLANNLDEMIQKEGPDTIAAFIAEPIMGAGGVVIPPEDYFAKIHAVLDKYDIYVIADEVICGFGRTGNMFGSETYGFKPDSVSVAKALTSGYVPMGAVTVGDDMYEAMLEQSKKIGVFGHGFTYTGHPLAAAVGCKALEIYEKRNIVGHVRDVAPTFEKRMAALADHPLVGNSRAKGLIGAVELVADKATKRAFDASQGVGVAAQNNAQKHGLIVRAMGGDIVAFCPPLIIDETQINEMFDKFEKGLDDTEAWVTKEGLR
- a CDS encoding efflux RND transporter permease subunit (Derived by automated computational analysis using gene prediction method: Protein Homology. GO_component: GO:0016020 - membrane [Evidence IEA]; GO_function: GO:0022857 - transmembrane transporter activity [Evidence IEA]; GO_process: GO:0055085 - transmembrane transport [Evidence IEA]), encoding MVTQQPFSVILTGTGIIALAGIVVNNNIVLIDTYQRLIKAGSDVESAIIKAGGQRLQPILLTTITTMVGLMPMVLQVSVNPFAEDWFSYGSPTSYTWKPMSNAIVFGLGFSTLLTLIVTPAALALPARLKRKSAPLLVRGRLLLPDLGTVRERLGR
- a CDS encoding autoinducer binding domain-containing protein (Derived by automated computational analysis using gene prediction method: Protein Homology.), giving the protein MPDLALNALTFFEEMEASSVFEERAIALDNLIKGHGFQYWAVMLQRDPFSPTPYAMENFHFIDRRNEQWAHEYHSCKLASIDPTWSASPQFLLPQFWDDIPQTDAQKRHMDRAAIDGGATNGISGIAAAPGGGGAGFSVSGRDKRAKGAIALQIFSAVQIFRIFAQAEMAAETTARYKLSANDLKILRLYWEGYDRAQISIMVGRTVGALNQRFKEIREQFGVAKDISVIRLLLQAGVLP
- a CDS encoding hypothetical protein (Derived by automated computational analysis using gene prediction method: GeneMarkS-2+.), whose protein sequence is MTEREDFLREWFLLLRKYEKSNDRVVAYGVKLQQPLLSEVSDYAVRVDEPGQPRLVSPTDSQ
- a CDS encoding helix-turn-helix transcriptional regulator (Derived by automated computational analysis using gene prediction method: Protein Homology.), with amino-acid sequence MSDGTEIRVRLKTLRKRSGLSIRRVAESLEIAPSTYSHYESRYKRPFLPQDLVSKLADLFSKHGIKHSDTLALARESAPEFIETAAVADQIAEIVRLFLAIENPHIRNSRYKMLQAVLATDQESGALTNFPDPSDPTRHT